From the genome of Streptomyces sp. NBC_01341, one region includes:
- a CDS encoding M48 family metallopeptidase — protein MQVAEKEKVQPCPQCGTEIRTDSRFTTWCSACDWNVDPVGDAAQDRNDGLLERMRRATAHRHGEQLHARVSGDGAGRRAGDLSVVLAYAIACAVHGVTVALAALGVWCVVAGWGGFGVLLGLILLFVAWNLRPRLPRLPEEGPLLRRDDAPVLFGLIDEIARVAGTRGVDVIAVDTDVNASVMSCGVRGRRLLRLGLPLWEVLTPQQRIALLGHELGHYGNGDTRRGIIPATAYRSLVTWWEYTEPKENPSPLEMVVNLLCLVPRALIVAVLRTLDKLTMRSSRRAEYLADSFAAEAGSSVAAAELMDRLLVLDSAVVTLQRESNDPRAARRGAGGAEERAERLWTLLAADAASVPEHEYERSRRVSAIRGHCVDATHPPTHLRRERLLSLTPLPAAVVVDDEREQRISEELADARRLLARRILRDGFPG, from the coding sequence ATGCAGGTCGCCGAGAAGGAGAAGGTGCAGCCGTGCCCGCAGTGCGGCACGGAGATCCGGACGGACTCCCGGTTCACCACCTGGTGCAGTGCCTGCGACTGGAACGTGGACCCGGTGGGCGACGCGGCGCAGGACCGGAACGACGGCCTGCTGGAGCGGATGAGGCGCGCCACGGCCCACCGGCACGGTGAACAGTTGCATGCCCGGGTGAGCGGGGACGGCGCCGGGCGCCGGGCAGGGGACCTGTCCGTCGTCCTGGCCTACGCCATCGCGTGTGCGGTGCACGGCGTGACGGTGGCCCTGGCCGCCCTCGGAGTCTGGTGCGTCGTGGCGGGATGGGGCGGCTTCGGCGTGCTCCTCGGCCTGATCCTGCTGTTCGTGGCATGGAACCTGAGGCCGCGACTGCCGCGCCTGCCCGAGGAGGGGCCCCTGCTGCGGCGTGACGACGCACCCGTGCTGTTCGGGCTGATCGACGAGATCGCCAGGGTGGCCGGTACGCGCGGCGTGGACGTGATCGCGGTCGACACGGACGTGAACGCGAGTGTGATGAGCTGCGGGGTACGGGGACGTCGTCTGCTGAGACTGGGGCTTCCGCTCTGGGAAGTCCTCACGCCGCAGCAGCGGATCGCCCTGCTCGGCCACGAACTGGGTCACTACGGCAACGGTGACACCCGCCGAGGGATCATCCCTGCGACCGCCTACCGCTCACTGGTCACCTGGTGGGAGTACACCGAGCCGAAGGAGAACCCGTCTCCGCTCGAGATGGTGGTCAACCTGCTCTGTCTCGTGCCGCGTGCACTGATCGTCGCCGTGTTGAGGACGCTGGACAAGCTGACCATGCGTTCCAGTCGGCGTGCGGAGTATCTCGCGGACTCGTTCGCGGCGGAGGCCGGATCGTCGGTGGCGGCCGCGGAGCTCATGGACCGGCTCCTCGTCCTGGACTCGGCGGTCGTCACGCTCCAGCGTGAATCCAACGATCCGCGCGCCGCCCGCCGCGGTGCCGGCGGGGCCGAGGAGCGGGCGGAGCGGCTGTGGACGCTGCTGGCCGCGGACGCGGCGTCGGTCCCGGAGCACGAGTACGAGCGGAGCCGCCGGGTCAGTGCCATCAGGGGGCACTGCGTCGACGCCACGCACCCGCCCACCCACCTGCGGCGGGAACGGCTCCTCTCGCTCACGCCCCTGCCTGCGGCTGTCGTTGTGGACGACGAGCGGGAGCAGCGGATCTCCGAAGAGCTCGCCGACGCGCGCCGTCTGCTCGCCCGCCGGATCCTGAGGGACGGTTTCCCCGGCTAG
- a CDS encoding TetR/AcrR family transcriptional regulator — MTSERAYHHGDLRRTLLATALDAIGQDGPDALSLRDLARRAGVSHAAPAHHFKDRTGLLTAVAAEGYALFADALAGAQDLRERGVAYVRFAAEHPAHFQVMFRPELHRADDPALLAAKARATDELRAGVGELPDAAHGEDARLAGIAAWSLAHGFATLLLTGNLDGPVGGRDPEDVFRSVAGFLFDRPALPGAS, encoded by the coding sequence ATGACCAGTGAACGCGCCTACCACCACGGCGACCTGCGGCGGACCCTGCTCGCCACGGCTCTCGACGCCATCGGCCAGGACGGCCCCGACGCCCTGTCCCTGCGCGACCTGGCCCGCCGTGCGGGCGTCTCGCACGCCGCACCGGCCCACCACTTCAAGGACCGGACCGGCCTGCTCACCGCCGTCGCCGCCGAGGGCTACGCCCTGTTCGCCGACGCCCTGGCCGGCGCCCAGGACCTGCGGGAGCGCGGGGTCGCGTACGTGCGCTTCGCCGCGGAGCACCCCGCGCACTTCCAGGTCATGTTCCGCCCCGAGCTCCACCGCGCCGACGACCCCGCCCTGCTCGCCGCCAAGGCCCGTGCCACCGACGAGCTGCGCGCGGGGGTCGGCGAACTGCCCGACGCCGCCCATGGCGAGGACGCCCGGCTCGCGGGCATCGCCGCCTGGTCCCTCGCCCACGGCTTCGCCACGCTGCTGCTGACGGGCAACCTGGACGGACCGGTCGGCGGACGGGACCCCGAGGACGTGTTCCGGTCCGTCGCCGGATTCCTCTTCGACCGCCCCGCACTCCCGGGGGCGTCGTGA
- a CDS encoding SCO6745 family protein, with the protein MSDEAGRVRQMWHLLEPLHAVVYYAPEAFEEAAALGYATDERWPSYFAWRAAPLGAAGAERVADTFHSFSPRMIGAYVPAGWSVATPDAVLAARERAVDRAYRALFGERVDGPGFAGAAALARRVARAADMTGRPLAAAAAALPWPREPHLVLWHAATILREHRGDGHVAALVAAGLDPVESLVSFAAVGAAPPQVFASRGWSAAEWAAARGRLAARGLLEADGTATVEGRALRAEIERRTDESAAQPWEALEPEERERLVELLGPVWVEVLGSGLLPSETTLGIGKV; encoded by the coding sequence ATGTCCGACGAAGCGGGCCGTGTGCGTCAGATGTGGCACTTGCTGGAGCCCCTGCACGCCGTCGTCTACTACGCGCCGGAGGCCTTCGAGGAGGCCGCCGCGCTGGGGTACGCGACGGACGAGCGGTGGCCGTCCTACTTCGCGTGGCGCGCCGCACCGCTCGGAGCGGCGGGCGCCGAGCGGGTGGCGGACACCTTCCACAGCTTCAGCCCCCGGATGATCGGCGCGTACGTGCCGGCCGGCTGGTCCGTCGCCACCCCGGACGCGGTGCTCGCGGCCAGGGAGAGGGCCGTCGACCGTGCCTACCGGGCGCTGTTCGGGGAGCGCGTGGACGGCCCCGGGTTCGCCGGGGCGGCGGCGCTCGCCCGCCGGGTGGCCAGGGCGGCGGACATGACCGGCCGCCCCCTCGCGGCGGCGGCCGCCGCCCTGCCGTGGCCGCGGGAGCCGCACCTGGTGCTCTGGCACGCGGCGACGATCCTGCGGGAGCACCGGGGCGACGGTCACGTGGCGGCGCTCGTCGCGGCGGGGCTCGATCCGGTGGAGTCGCTGGTCTCCTTCGCGGCCGTCGGCGCCGCCCCGCCCCAGGTGTTCGCGAGCCGGGGGTGGAGCGCCGCGGAATGGGCCGCGGCCCGCGGACGTCTGGCCGCACGGGGACTGCTGGAGGCGGACGGCACGGCGACCGTCGAGGGCCGCGCGCTGCGCGCGGAGATCGAGCGCCGTACGGACGAGAGCGCGGCGCAGCCCTGGGAAGCCCTCGAACCGGAGGAGCGGGAGCGGCTCGTGGAGCTGCTGGGGCCGGTGTGGGTGGAGGTGCTCGGCTCCGGCCTGCTGCCGTCCGAGACGACGCTGGGGATCGGAAAGGTGTGA
- a CDS encoding HNH endonuclease family protein, whose amino-acid sequence MKPSDAVSPRNRLLALVTVALTGSLVLTGCDSLDELPDPVRSEAAPAPGGSALQAAEGLTVKGRAPKTGYDRDEFGSAWADTDRNGCGTRDDILADQLDDVSRDADGCKVLSGVLDPDPYTGTRITFQRGRSKVDIDHLVALSDAWQKGAQKWSDGKRRAFANDPLNLVAADSSTNRRKGDGDTATWLPPNKDYRCAYVAGQVSVKKKYGLWVTQAEQDAMTDVLRTCPKEKLLAGGNPTDAPAR is encoded by the coding sequence GTGAAGCCATCTGACGCAGTGAGCCCCCGAAACCGCCTCCTCGCCCTCGTGACCGTGGCCCTGACGGGCTCTCTGGTCCTGACCGGGTGCGACTCCCTCGACGAACTGCCCGACCCCGTGCGGTCCGAAGCGGCACCGGCCCCCGGTGGCAGCGCGCTGCAGGCGGCCGAAGGCCTCACGGTCAAGGGCCGGGCCCCGAAGACCGGTTATGACCGCGACGAGTTCGGGTCCGCCTGGGCTGACACCGACCGCAACGGCTGCGGCACCCGTGACGACATCCTCGCGGACCAGCTCGACGACGTCTCCCGGGACGCCGACGGCTGCAAGGTGCTCAGCGGGGTCCTCGACCCGGACCCGTACACCGGGACCCGCATCACGTTCCAGCGGGGCCGCAGCAAGGTGGACATAGACCACCTCGTCGCCCTGTCCGACGCCTGGCAGAAGGGCGCCCAGAAGTGGAGCGACGGCAAACGGCGGGCATTCGCCAACGACCCGCTGAACCTCGTGGCGGCCGACTCCTCCACCAACCGCCGCAAGGGCGACGGGGACACCGCGACCTGGCTGCCCCCGAACAAGGACTACCGCTGCGCGTACGTCGCGGGGCAGGTCTCGGTGAAGAAGAAGTACGGGCTGTGGGTGACGCAGGCGGAGCAGGACGCCATGACGGACGTGCTGCGGACCTGCCCCAAGGAGAAGCTGCTCGCGGGCGGCAACCCGACGGACGCCCCGGCGCGTTGA
- a CDS encoding N-acetyltransferase, which yields MDLKITSLAERPELAGAIDEMPDTWPLFVLEDLVGWANFPRLAVDFPEYVLVATGPDGAVAARAYSVPFALGVPGRGSLPASGWDQVLLWAFSDLRHGRTPDTVGAIEVAVASGLQGRGVSGQMLAAMRENARRLGFREVVAPVRPSAKHTDPAAPMEEYARLTRAGDGLPVDPWLRVHVRAGGVIESVAPTSMTVSAPLDRWRAWTGLPFDTEGPVDVPGALVPVLCSVRHGYAVYVEPNVWVRHRT from the coding sequence ATGGACCTGAAGATCACCTCGCTCGCCGAGCGGCCCGAGCTGGCGGGCGCGATCGACGAGATGCCCGACACCTGGCCGCTCTTCGTGCTGGAGGACCTGGTGGGCTGGGCGAACTTCCCGCGCCTGGCCGTCGATTTCCCCGAGTACGTACTGGTCGCCACCGGCCCGGACGGGGCGGTGGCCGCCCGTGCCTACAGCGTGCCCTTCGCTCTCGGCGTCCCGGGGCGGGGCTCCCTGCCCGCGAGCGGCTGGGACCAGGTGCTGCTGTGGGCGTTCTCCGACCTGAGGCACGGGCGCACGCCGGACACGGTCGGCGCGATCGAGGTGGCGGTGGCCTCGGGGCTGCAGGGGCGGGGCGTGTCCGGGCAGATGCTGGCCGCGATGCGGGAGAACGCCCGGCGGCTCGGCTTCCGCGAGGTCGTGGCCCCCGTGCGGCCGAGCGCGAAGCACACGGATCCGGCGGCGCCGATGGAGGAGTACGCCCGGCTGACCCGCGCCGGGGACGGCCTGCCGGTGGACCCCTGGCTGCGGGTCCATGTGCGGGCGGGCGGGGTCATCGAGTCGGTGGCGCCGACGTCGATGACCGTGAGCGCCCCGCTCGACCGGTGGCGCGCCTGGACGGGGCTGCCGTTCGACACCGAGGGCCCCGTGGACGTACCGGGAGCCCTGGTGCCGGTGCTGTGCTCGGTCCGGCACGGCTACGCGGTGTACGTCGAACCGAACGTCTGGGTTCGCCACCGGACGTGA
- a CDS encoding DUF4190 domain-containing protein, whose amino-acid sequence MSQYTQSPQPQQPYAPTQVPGTQPARNGLGVAALVLGIIGTVSGLVPLLFWLAGILGVIALILGLAARGRAKRGEATNKGVATFGAVLGLVSLILSVVGAVLTFKAVDDVVKDINKEVSGSAASAKPGAAGGTEKDSADDKAVSLDEADTAVYDDGLEVTVGPANAYTPDEFAAGHTKGNSAYKVTVVMENKSKEKLDASLATVDARAGKDGVNAEQIFDGKVGEGFSGTVLPGKKITAQFAFDAPADAKNLTVEVSPGLEWDADQWDLKL is encoded by the coding sequence ATGTCTCAGTACACGCAGTCGCCTCAGCCCCAGCAGCCGTACGCCCCCACCCAGGTTCCCGGCACGCAGCCCGCCCGTAACGGGCTCGGTGTCGCCGCCCTCGTCCTCGGCATCATCGGGACGGTCTCCGGGCTGGTGCCGCTGCTCTTCTGGCTGGCGGGCATCCTCGGAGTCATCGCCCTGATCCTGGGCCTGGCGGCACGGGGCCGCGCCAAGCGCGGGGAGGCGACCAACAAGGGCGTGGCCACGTTCGGCGCGGTGCTCGGCCTGGTCTCGCTCATCCTGTCGGTGGTCGGAGCCGTCCTGACGTTCAAGGCCGTGGACGACGTGGTGAAGGACATCAACAAGGAGGTGTCGGGGAGTGCGGCCTCCGCGAAGCCGGGGGCGGCGGGCGGCACGGAGAAGGACAGCGCCGACGACAAGGCCGTGAGCCTGGACGAAGCGGACACGGCCGTGTACGACGACGGCCTGGAGGTCACGGTCGGACCCGCGAACGCCTACACACCGGACGAGTTCGCGGCCGGGCACACCAAGGGCAACAGCGCGTACAAGGTGACCGTCGTCATGGAGAACAAGAGCAAGGAGAAGCTCGACGCGAGCCTGGCCACCGTGGACGCCCGCGCCGGCAAGGACGGCGTGAACGCCGAGCAGATCTTCGACGGCAAGGTCGGTGAGGGCTTCAGCGGAACGGTCCTCCCGGGCAAGAAGATCACCGCACAGTTCGCCTTCGACGCACCGGCGGACGCGAAGAACCTGACCGTCGAGGTCAGCCCGGGCCTCGAATGGGACGCGGACCAGTGGGACCTGAAGCTCTGA
- a CDS encoding N-6 DNA methylase: MPESSTEVTAAGIARLAGVGRAAVSNWRRRHDDFPKPVGGTEASPSFALHQVEQWLRDQGKLAQVPLRERVWQQMAGHPGGAVTALVHAGSALILVRDRPTAWLEITAVSDARMAAVLPDALDRVLADRFGPGRVVPTPTASALLPSVPLLRGVAELAAETGVRPAFDFLFGRQLDANPRQYTLTPPGLADLMASLAEAAKPHGGHGGKRVPRTVLDPAAGTGALLRAVGRPTALYAQEADADLAALTALRLALQASTSGADEPAIEVRTGDTLRTDAFARLTVDAVLCHPPFNERNWGHDELAYDPRWEYGFPARTESELAWVQHALARLREGGTAVLLMPPTSASRRSGRRIRADLLRRGALRAVIALPAGAAPPYGIPLHLWVLRKPGAESRPTPELLVVDTAGPETAGAAPGRDRLDWPALRATVLDAWTPFDTAGRREPFEERPGASRAVPVIELLDDDVDLTPARHLPPVASGGGAAELAAVGERLQDTLKLASRLAPAPAVPGEAVRRPHTTVGELARAGALQLRTGTGAATGPLAVLTEHDVLAGTAPSGTPTAPAGSPQDEPLLLEAGDVVVPVLGGGAVARVVDDATAGAALGRNLQLLRPDPAALDPWFLAGFLRGTANNRQASSYASTATRLDARRLQVPRLPLDEQRRYGEQFSALAVFEDALRAAGRLGGQLVQGMYDGLTDGTVAPK; this comes from the coding sequence GTGCCGGAGAGCTCGACAGAGGTGACCGCAGCCGGAATCGCCCGGCTCGCGGGTGTGGGCCGCGCCGCCGTCAGCAACTGGCGCCGCCGCCACGACGACTTCCCGAAGCCTGTGGGCGGCACCGAGGCGAGCCCTTCCTTCGCCCTTCATCAGGTCGAGCAGTGGCTACGGGACCAGGGCAAACTCGCCCAGGTCCCGCTGCGCGAAAGGGTCTGGCAGCAGATGGCCGGGCATCCCGGTGGCGCCGTCACCGCTCTCGTCCACGCCGGCAGTGCCCTCATCCTGGTCCGGGACAGGCCCACCGCATGGCTGGAGATCACCGCGGTCTCGGACGCCCGTATGGCGGCAGTGCTCCCCGACGCCCTGGACCGGGTGCTGGCCGACCGTTTCGGGCCGGGACGCGTCGTCCCCACCCCCACGGCTTCCGCGCTCCTGCCGTCCGTCCCGCTCCTGCGCGGCGTCGCCGAACTCGCCGCGGAGACCGGCGTCCGGCCGGCGTTCGACTTCCTGTTCGGCCGTCAGCTCGATGCCAACCCGCGTCAGTACACGCTCACACCTCCGGGTCTCGCCGATCTGATGGCCTCCCTCGCCGAAGCGGCCAAGCCCCACGGGGGGCACGGAGGGAAGCGGGTCCCGCGCACGGTCCTCGACCCCGCTGCCGGAACCGGCGCCCTGCTGCGCGCGGTCGGCAGGCCCACGGCTCTGTACGCGCAGGAGGCGGACGCCGACCTCGCGGCGCTCACCGCGCTCCGGCTCGCACTGCAGGCGTCGACGAGCGGGGCCGACGAGCCCGCCATCGAGGTGCGGACCGGCGACACCCTGCGTACGGACGCGTTCGCTCGGCTGACGGTGGACGCGGTGCTCTGCCACCCCCCGTTCAACGAGCGCAACTGGGGTCACGACGAGCTCGCCTACGATCCGCGCTGGGAGTACGGCTTTCCGGCCCGCACCGAGTCGGAACTCGCCTGGGTCCAGCACGCACTCGCCCGTCTCCGCGAGGGCGGTACCGCCGTGCTGCTGATGCCCCCCACCTCGGCGTCCCGCCGCTCGGGCCGCCGCATCCGCGCCGACCTGCTGCGCCGCGGAGCCCTGCGCGCCGTCATCGCCCTCCCGGCCGGCGCCGCGCCCCCGTACGGCATCCCCCTCCACCTCTGGGTGCTCCGGAAGCCGGGTGCCGAGTCGCGGCCCACGCCCGAACTGCTGGTCGTGGACACCGCCGGCCCCGAGACGGCCGGCGCCGCGCCGGGCCGCGACCGGCTCGACTGGCCCGCACTGCGTGCCACGGTCCTCGACGCATGGACACCCTTCGACACGGCCGGCCGCCGGGAGCCCTTCGAGGAGCGTCCGGGGGCGAGCCGTGCCGTCCCCGTCATCGAACTGCTCGACGACGACGTGGACCTGACCCCCGCCCGTCACCTCCCGCCCGTGGCGTCCGGCGGTGGTGCGGCGGAACTGGCCGCCGTGGGGGAGCGGCTGCAGGACACCCTGAAGCTGGCCTCCCGGCTCGCTCCGGCACCCGCCGTGCCCGGCGAGGCCGTCAGGCGGCCCCACACCACGGTCGGTGAACTGGCCCGCGCCGGCGCCCTGCAGCTGCGTACGGGCACCGGTGCGGCGACCGGCCCGCTGGCGGTCCTCACCGAGCACGACGTCCTCGCCGGCACGGCCCCCAGCGGGACGCCCACGGCTCCCGCCGGCTCTCCGCAGGACGAGCCGCTGCTGCTGGAGGCGGGCGATGTGGTGGTGCCCGTGCTCGGCGGCGGCGCGGTGGCCAGGGTCGTCGACGACGCCACGGCGGGGGCCGCGCTCGGCCGCAACCTCCAGCTGCTGCGCCCCGATCCGGCCGCCCTGGACCCCTGGTTCCTCGCCGGCTTCCTGCGCGGGACCGCCAACAACCGGCAGGCCAGCAGCTACGCCTCCACGGCGACGCGTCTCGACGCACGCCGCCTCCAGGTACCGCGCCTTCCGCTGGACGAACAGCGGAGGTACGGCGAACAGTTCAGTGCCCTGGCCGTGTTCGAGGACGCGCTGCGCGCGGCGGGGCGGCTCGGCGGGCAGCTGGTGCAGGGGATGTACGACGGGCTCACGGACGGCACGGTGGCCCCGAAGTGA
- a CDS encoding serine/threonine-protein kinase: protein MNGRVIAGRYELATILGQGGMGQVWTAYDQRLDRRVAVKLLRPDRVAGPSGSEAADDLRRRFVRECRVTAQVDHPGLVTVHDAGGDGDDLYLVMQYVEGADLADHLAEHDPYPWTWAVAVAAQLCAVLSAVHAVPIVHRDLKPRNAMIKPDGTLTVLDLGIASVMDTDTTRLTHTGSPIGSPAYMAPEQAMGGAVGPYTDLYALGALLHELLSGDVPFAGSTALGVLHRHLYEPPLPVRRLRPEVPEALEALVLRLLAKDPQHRPASAQEVYESLRPLLPAGGAPSGPLDPTRPFLRPHAPWPDRAVTPAPAPVPAQQAPAASFEPPSRPNVAQAVDDVKRLLGEGRITQAVDILGGILPAAAAEHGEHSPVVRILRKQYAATLMDDGQYRRALPELRRLADDRTAEAGPGDAGTLQFRYDAAQCLEQLGEAAAALAEYRALLPYYESGYADSTGPGRAFDIRQRIGHLLLGVGDHSAGRAQLQALLYDTERAYGPHHPLPTELRRQLTHHQDVRGSF from the coding sequence ATGAACGGCCGTGTCATCGCAGGCCGTTACGAGCTGGCGACCATTCTCGGCCAGGGCGGCATGGGCCAGGTCTGGACGGCGTACGACCAGCGTCTCGACCGAAGGGTCGCGGTGAAACTGCTGCGCCCCGACCGGGTCGCGGGTCCCTCCGGCAGCGAGGCCGCCGACGACCTGCGGCGCAGGTTCGTCCGCGAGTGCCGGGTCACCGCGCAGGTCGACCATCCGGGCCTCGTCACCGTCCACGACGCGGGGGGTGACGGCGACGACCTCTACCTCGTCATGCAGTACGTCGAGGGCGCCGACCTCGCCGACCATCTCGCCGAGCACGACCCCTATCCGTGGACCTGGGCGGTCGCGGTGGCGGCCCAGCTCTGCGCGGTGCTCTCGGCCGTGCACGCGGTTCCGATCGTGCACCGCGACCTGAAGCCGCGGAACGCGATGATCAAGCCGGACGGCACCCTCACGGTGCTCGACCTCGGCATCGCCTCCGTCATGGACACCGACACCACGCGCCTCACGCACACGGGTTCACCGATCGGTTCCCCGGCCTACATGGCTCCCGAGCAGGCGATGGGCGGAGCCGTCGGCCCGTACACCGACCTGTACGCCCTCGGGGCCCTCCTGCACGAACTCCTCAGCGGTGACGTGCCGTTCGCCGGGTCCACCGCCCTCGGGGTGCTGCACCGCCATCTCTACGAGCCACCACTCCCGGTCCGCCGGCTCAGGCCCGAGGTCCCCGAGGCGCTGGAGGCCCTCGTCCTGCGGTTGCTCGCCAAGGACCCGCAGCACCGCCCCGCCTCCGCCCAGGAGGTCTACGAGTCCTTGCGGCCGCTGCTGCCCGCCGGCGGTGCGCCCTCGGGGCCGCTCGACCCGACCCGCCCGTTCCTCCGTCCGCACGCGCCCTGGCCCGACCGCGCGGTGACCCCGGCCCCGGCGCCCGTGCCGGCGCAGCAGGCGCCCGCCGCGTCCTTCGAGCCGCCGTCACGGCCGAACGTCGCGCAGGCCGTCGACGACGTGAAGCGGCTCCTCGGCGAGGGCCGGATCACCCAGGCCGTCGACATCCTCGGCGGCATCCTGCCCGCCGCCGCGGCGGAACACGGTGAGCACTCCCCGGTCGTGCGGATCCTGCGCAAGCAGTACGCCGCAACCCTGATGGACGACGGGCAGTACCGCCGCGCCCTGCCCGAGCTGCGCCGCCTCGCCGACGACCGCACGGCGGAGGCCGGGCCGGGCGACGCGGGGACGCTGCAGTTCCGTTACGACGCGGCGCAGTGCCTGGAGCAGCTGGGCGAGGCCGCCGCGGCGCTCGCCGAGTACAGGGCCCTCCTTCCGTACTACGAGAGCGGCTACGCCGACTCCACCGGTCCGGGGAGGGCGTTCGACATCCGGCAGCGCATCGGTCATCTGCTGCTCGGCGTGGGGGACCATTCGGCGGGCCGTGCCCAGCTGCAGGCTCTCCTGTACGACACGGAGCGTGCCTACGGCCCGCACCACCCGCTGCCCACGGAGCTCCGCCGGCAACTCACCCACCATCAGGACGTACGCGGGTCGTTCTGA
- a CDS encoding SurA N-terminal domain-containing protein has translation MHRRRRTALVLSAATLLAGPLLTACGSEAHPGAAAVVGGDRIDVATVQAQAADVRTAQQSAGQSGELVKKTGQLNRAKLHGLIFGRVLDRAAKDAGVTVSRKEIQQIHAAAAAQSGGDKGLRTVMLEQRWVAPGQIEDDLRKEVQLPKLARALGADLQTPAGQQAVSEALTEASKALHIDVNPRYGSWDDKKVQLSTYKTAWIKQVTTFQGQEPEAGA, from the coding sequence TTGCACCGCCGCCGTCGTACCGCGCTCGTCCTTTCCGCCGCCACGCTCCTCGCGGGACCGCTTCTGACCGCCTGCGGCAGCGAGGCCCATCCGGGTGCCGCTGCCGTCGTGGGCGGCGACCGGATCGACGTGGCGACCGTCCAGGCACAGGCGGCCGACGTACGCACGGCGCAGCAGAGCGCCGGGCAGTCCGGGGAACTGGTCAAGAAGACGGGGCAGTTGAACCGGGCCAAGCTGCACGGTCTCATCTTCGGGCGGGTCCTGGACCGGGCCGCGAAGGACGCCGGGGTCACCGTCAGCCGCAAGGAGATCCAGCAGATCCACGCGGCGGCGGCAGCGCAGTCCGGCGGGGACAAGGGCCTGCGTACGGTGATGCTGGAGCAGCGCTGGGTCGCCCCCGGCCAGATCGAGGACGACCTGCGCAAGGAGGTCCAGCTCCCGAAGCTGGCCCGCGCGCTCGGCGCCGATCTGCAGACGCCGGCCGGCCAGCAGGCCGTGAGCGAGGCGCTCACCGAGGCGTCGAAGGCACTGCACATCGACGTCAACCCGCGCTACGGCAGCTGGGACGACAAAAAGGTCCAACTCAGCACGTACAAGACCGCGTGGATCAAGCAGGTCACCACCTTCCAGGGCCAGGAGCCCGAGGCAGGCGCCTGA
- a CDS encoding nucleoside triphosphate pyrophosphohydrolase, which yields MNAEDPGRIVLLTASHRVAPGLLSWPAWQTLRAADKVLCPERDHPQLPYLREAGVAAEHASPSAGELVDDCAGGRTVVVMVGGEGDQALTDGLARLGGSGRVQMPDLELLPGSYDLPGARLLDLVQVMDRIRLECPWTSQKTHGGLAKYAIEEAYELVEAIEDGDREELREELGDVLLQVVFHARIAEEDPEEPFGIDDVAATIVEKLIHRHPHVFGDETAETPEDVHAHWLRTKAIEKQRASVTDGVPLGQPGLALAAKLGSRVRAAGLGTAVPEGDGIGYQLLALAVRAEQDGVDPEAALRAAARAYRDAIRAAEGLDGATDGLQQ from the coding sequence GTGAACGCTGAAGACCCCGGCCGTATCGTCCTGCTCACCGCCAGCCACCGGGTCGCCCCCGGTCTGCTGTCCTGGCCCGCCTGGCAGACGCTGCGCGCTGCCGACAAGGTGCTGTGCCCCGAGCGGGACCACCCGCAGCTGCCGTACCTGCGGGAGGCGGGAGTCGCGGCCGAGCACGCCTCGCCGTCGGCCGGGGAACTGGTGGACGACTGCGCGGGCGGCCGGACCGTCGTGGTGATGGTCGGCGGCGAGGGTGATCAGGCGCTCACCGACGGACTGGCCCGGCTGGGCGGGTCCGGCCGGGTGCAGATGCCGGACCTGGAGCTGCTGCCCGGTTCGTACGACCTGCCCGGCGCCCGGCTCCTGGACCTGGTCCAGGTGATGGACCGGATCCGGCTCGAATGCCCGTGGACCTCGCAGAAGACCCACGGGGGCCTGGCGAAGTACGCCATCGAGGAGGCGTACGAGCTGGTCGAGGCCATCGAGGACGGCGACCGCGAGGAGCTGCGCGAGGAGCTCGGCGACGTACTGCTCCAGGTCGTCTTCCACGCGCGCATCGCCGAGGAGGACCCGGAGGAGCCCTTCGGTATCGACGACGTCGCGGCGACGATCGTCGAGAAGCTGATCCACCGCCATCCGCACGTGTTCGGCGACGAGACCGCCGAGACCCCGGAGGACGTCCACGCGCACTGGCTGCGTACGAAGGCGATCGAGAAGCAGCGTGCCTCGGTCACCGACGGAGTGCCGCTCGGCCAGCCCGGTCTGGCGCTCGCCGCCAAACTCGGAAGCAGGGTCCGTGCGGCGGGTCTCGGAACCGCGGTCCCCGAGGGCGACGGGATCGGTTACCAGCTGCTCGCCCTCGCCGTGCGGGCCGAACAGGACGGCGTCGACCCGGAGGCCGCCCTGCGCGCCGCCGCGCGCGCCTACCGTGACGCCATCAGGGCAGCCGAAGGGCTCGACGGCGCGACGGACGGCCTCCAGCAGTGA